One window from the genome of Bacillus rossius redtenbacheri isolate Brsri chromosome 10, Brsri_v3, whole genome shotgun sequence encodes:
- the LOC134535785 gene encoding uncharacterized protein LOC134535785 isoform X2 gives MQGELSEESISIKRFLQRASWTVSSLAERLLRTSLVAAVMDDEVTAEDEFQDDTPPEHLPDILFDGEVTITDETTSTSSLVEERTPNIGRRYRHREPPYQRPRNTNEEAGSSFESILEVSLQENGMDQEVSERVEQPLSEVTTRLCMICNIGEPTNIIVPCHHQGLCDECVAELRRRMTLPPEEDELGALNIEYSLCPYCRTQIHDFLRIHIV, from the exons ATGCAGGGGGAGCTGTCTGAAGAATCAATTTCTATTAAAAGATTCCTCCAACGAGCATCCTGGACTGTGAGTTCGTTAGCAGAACGACTTCTACGAACATCTTTGGTGGCAGCTGTAATGGACGATGAAGTTACAGCTGAAGACGAATTCCAAGATGACACACCACCAGAACATCTTCCTGACATACTGTTTGATGGAGAGGTTACCATCACAGATGAG ACCACAAGCACATCCAGCTTGGTGGAAGAGAGGACACCAAATATTGGAAGAAGATATCGGCATCGTGAACCTCCATATCAGAGACCAAGAAACACGAATGAAGAAGCTGGAAGTTCGTTTGAATCAATTTTAGAG GTGTCTCTTCAAGAAAATGGAATGGATCAAGAAGTTTCAGAACGAGTTGAACAACCTTTATCTGAAGTAACTACAA GGTTGTGCATGATTTGCAACATCGGCGAGCCAACTAACATCATTGTCCCTTGTCACCATCAAGGCTTGTGTGACGAGTGTGTGGCTGAGCTTAGGAGGAGAATGACTTTACCACCTGAAGAAGACGAACTGGGGGCATTGAATATAGAATATTCACTGTGCCCCTACTGCCGTACTCAAATACACGACTTTTTACGAATCCACATTGTGTGA
- the LOC134535785 gene encoding uncharacterized protein LOC134535785 isoform X1, with the protein MARTIRSETGETALKMLMALPLLPTDKIISGVQTVEEYLLQENMMVTFQRLTQYIRDFWIGVVTPSVLSVNGLEWRTNNAVESFYRKLLKAVGGPRPEFWHFITALRKQDSSFHTTRRNVERQVAAQRTRRRSYVRQDENIQQMQGELSEESISIKRFLQRASWTVSSLAERLLRTSLVAAVMDDEVTAEDEFQDDTPPEHLPDILFDGEVTITDETTSTSSLVEERTPNIGRRYRHREPPYQRPRNTNEEAGSSFESILEVSLQENGMDQEVSERVEQPLSEVTTRLCMICNIGEPTNIIVPCHHQGLCDECVAELRRRMTLPPEEDELGALNIEYSLCPYCRTQIHDFLRIHIV; encoded by the exons ATGGCGAGAACCATCCGCTCTGAAACTGGAGAAACGGCTTTGAAGATGCTTATGGCCTTACCGTTACTACCCACAGACAAAATTATATCTGGAGTACAAACAGTGGAAGAATATTTGCTGCAGGAAAACATGATGGTTACGTTTCAAAGACTCACACAATACATAAGAGATTTTTGGATTGGTGTGGTGACGCCAAGTGTTTTGTCTGTAAATGGCCTCGAGTGGAGGACCAACAATGCCGTTGAGTCTTTTTACAGAAAGTTGCTTAAAGCTGTAGGTGGGCCCAGACCGGAATTTTGGCATTTCATca CCGCTCTTAGAAAACAAGACAGTTCGTTCCATACTACAAGGCGAAACGTAGAGAGGCAGGTGGCAGCCCAGAGAACGCGGCGTCGATCGTATGTGCGGCAGGACGAAAACATTCAGCAAATGCAGGGGGAGCTGTCTGAAGAATCAATTTCTATTAAAAGATTCCTCCAACGAGCATCCTGGACTGTGAGTTCGTTAGCAGAACGACTTCTACGAACATCTTTGGTGGCAGCTGTAATGGACGATGAAGTTACAGCTGAAGACGAATTCCAAGATGACACACCACCAGAACATCTTCCTGACATACTGTTTGATGGAGAGGTTACCATCACAGATGAG ACCACAAGCACATCCAGCTTGGTGGAAGAGAGGACACCAAATATTGGAAGAAGATATCGGCATCGTGAACCTCCATATCAGAGACCAAGAAACACGAATGAAGAAGCTGGAAGTTCGTTTGAATCAATTTTAGAG GTGTCTCTTCAAGAAAATGGAATGGATCAAGAAGTTTCAGAACGAGTTGAACAACCTTTATCTGAAGTAACTACAA GGTTGTGCATGATTTGCAACATCGGCGAGCCAACTAACATCATTGTCCCTTGTCACCATCAAGGCTTGTGTGACGAGTGTGTGGCTGAGCTTAGGAGGAGAATGACTTTACCACCTGAAGAAGACGAACTGGGGGCATTGAATATAGAATATTCACTGTGCCCCTACTGCCGTACTCAAATACACGACTTTTTACGAATCCACATTGTGTGA